One genomic segment of Pseudomonadota bacterium includes these proteins:
- the pilV gene encoding type IV pilus modification protein PilV, with the protein MRHRARGFTLVEALIALAVLSLGLLGAAAMLLDSLRSQGQSLRLVAATHLLRDMAERINANPTAAARYATARAEMSASPCDAAGCDAPQLAAADLAHFAERALATLPGDSLAVIEYAPATGSVEPGHLVISLRWQDPRFADAETVSLQVPTPPVAG; encoded by the coding sequence ATGAGACATCGCGCCCGCGGTTTCACGCTGGTCGAGGCGCTGATCGCGCTCGCGGTGTTGTCGCTGGGTCTGCTCGGCGCCGCGGCCATGTTGCTCGACAGCCTGCGCTCTCAAGGGCAGTCGCTGCGCCTGGTGGCCGCGACCCATCTGCTGCGCGACATGGCGGAACGTATCAACGCCAATCCCACGGCCGCGGCGCGCTACGCCACGGCCCGCGCGGAAATGAGTGCGTCGCCGTGTGATGCCGCGGGCTGCGATGCACCGCAACTTGCCGCCGCCGATCTCGCCCACTTCGCGGAAAGGGCACTGGCCACGCTGCCGGGAGACAGCCTCGCCGTCATCGAATACGCGCCCGCCACCGGCTCAGTCGAACCCGGCCACCTCGTCATCTCGTTGCGTTGGCAGGATCCGCGCTTCGCCGATGCCGAAACGGTCTCGCTGCAAGTGCCGACACCGCCGGTGGCGGGCTGA
- a CDS encoding GspH/FimT family pseudopilin, which yields MHTRNGSRGITLVELCFGLAVVATLAGLAVPGFRADLRAGAVRSAAYELLAGLQQARAGSILEGRTGVLCLSDAAGQCLTAGTQAGHWQVFLEVDGRPALLAAQSLPPGVVLRSSRLRLSFWPDSLAASTGTLTICDSQRIARPRAIVVSQGGRARVTSPAETACP from the coding sequence ATGCATACGCGGAATGGAAGCCGGGGCATCACCCTCGTCGAGTTATGTTTTGGCCTCGCGGTCGTCGCCACGCTCGCCGGCCTGGCGGTGCCGGGTTTCCGGGCGGACCTGCGCGCCGGCGCGGTCCGCAGTGCCGCCTACGAGCTGCTGGCGGGGCTGCAACAGGCGCGCGCCGGTTCGATCCTGGAAGGCCGCACGGGCGTGCTGTGTCTGAGCGACGCGGCGGGCCAGTGCCTCACCGCAGGCACTCAAGCCGGACATTGGCAGGTGTTCCTCGAGGTGGATGGGCGCCCCGCCCTGCTCGCCGCGCAGTCCCTGCCTCCGGGCGTGGTGCTGCGTTCGTCGCGGCTGCGCCTCTCCTTCTGGCCCGACTCCCTCGCCGCCAGCACCGGCACTCTAACTATCTGCGATTCGCAGCGTATCGCGCGGCCGCGCGCCATCGTGGTCAGCCAGGGCGGCCGCGCGCGCGTCACCAGCCCCGCGGAAACGGCCTGCCCATGA
- a CDS encoding Fur family transcriptional regulator — protein MPMTDLDPALVESLNKRLLGHGVRPTAQRLRIASLLLGRPQHLSAEQVLAGLRSVGLRVSKATIYNTLNLFAASGLIRQLSVGNDRCWFDSNTDAHYHFHDLDTGALMDVSLRDVEFQKLPEPPPGMQVDGIELIIRLRRKVA, from the coding sequence ATGCCAATGACGGACCTCGATCCGGCCCTGGTCGAAAGCTTGAACAAGCGGCTCCTGGGGCACGGCGTCAGACCCACCGCGCAGCGTCTGCGTATCGCCTCGCTGCTCCTGGGGCGTCCACAACATCTCTCCGCCGAACAGGTGCTCGCCGGCCTGCGCAGCGTCGGGCTGCGGGTTTCAAAGGCCACGATTTACAACACGCTGAACCTGTTCGCGGCTTCCGGCCTGATCCGCCAGCTTTCGGTCGGCAACGACCGCTGCTGGTTCGATTCGAACACCGACGCGCACTATCACTTTCACGACCTCGACACCGGCGCGTTGATGGATGTCTCCCTGAGAGATGTGGAGTTCCAGAAGCTGCCCGAGCCGCCGCCCGGGATGCAGGTGGATGGCATCGAGCTCATCATCCGGCTGCGCCGCAAGGTCGCCTGA
- a CDS encoding lysophospholipid acyltransferase family protein, producing MWIRVFSRIPLALWYPIARFMAWCAWRVFPYRRHVVDANLKAAFPEWDEGTRERVIRDYYRGFADMLVEVMHSLRLTPCELQRRVTLVNPELVRDQVALGKPVLLVAAHQCNWEWMLLGLSTQLGIPVDAAYKPLIDNWAEVEMRKLRGRFGARLIPAQELLGDIIRQRGVPRAIAMVADQEPVSSERKQWLKFLNRDTAFFLGPEEITRTTRYAAFFLRLRRKARGRYEVEFVKLAEAGEQLPAGEFTARYARLVEEQIRAAPADWPWSHKRWKLKKPLYCPN from the coding sequence ATGTGGATCCGCGTCTTCTCGCGCATCCCGCTCGCGCTGTGGTACCCGATCGCGCGTTTCATGGCCTGGTGCGCCTGGCGTGTGTTCCCGTATCGCCGTCACGTGGTCGACGCCAATCTCAAGGCGGCTTTCCCCGAATGGGACGAGGGCACGCGCGAACGCGTGATCCGCGACTACTACCGCGGCTTTGCCGACATGCTGGTCGAGGTCATGCATTCGCTGCGCCTCACGCCCTGCGAATTGCAGCGCCGCGTGACGCTCGTCAATCCCGAGCTGGTGCGCGACCAGGTGGCGCTCGGCAAGCCGGTGCTGCTGGTGGCCGCGCATCAATGCAACTGGGAGTGGATGCTGCTCGGGCTCTCGACGCAGCTCGGCATCCCGGTCGACGCCGCCTACAAGCCGCTGATCGACAACTGGGCGGAAGTCGAGATGCGCAAGCTGCGCGGCCGGTTCGGCGCCCGGCTGATCCCGGCGCAGGAGTTGTTAGGCGACATCATCAGGCAGCGCGGCGTGCCACGCGCCATCGCCATGGTGGCGGACCAGGAACCGGTGTCGAGCGAGCGCAAGCAGTGGCTCAAGTTCCTCAATCGCGATACGGCGTTTTTTCTGGGGCCCGAAGAGATCACGCGCACGACGCGTTACGCGGCGTTTTTCCTGCGCCTGCGGCGCAAGGCGCGCGGCCGGTACGAAGTGGAGTTCGTGAAGCTCGCCGAGGCGGGCGAACAGCTGCCCGCCGGCGAATTCACGGCGCGTTATGCCCGCCTGGTCGAGGAGCAGATCCGCGCGGCGCCCGCGGACTGGCCCTGGTCGCACAAGCGCTGGAAGCTCAAAAAACCGCTTTATTGTCCAAACTGA
- a CDS encoding EAL domain-containing protein translates to MNNTTTSHETPATLLAPLARGLMRRAPEILSLSIHDARGNALWSSGDFLLAEDCALIAEVVEDPHDVRGRSDGLWWESADTARARCALAIFEGAEFRGVTLVVFSGLTTGESERGERVTELAPVLPVLGKALRMLKSEEPEPAPPPSRVASDTTVIAALRFENIASTEGGARDELAEDLATLEREERLLSLIDVALRDDEFALHLQPIVSLRDETSQLIVEVLIRLPTEEFGVLASHDFLETAERHGRMPAIDRWVIRALLVWMQRNRERWADVNAVFSVNLSGRSVVRPDFRDYLENCLDKSGLPLTSLRFEIAELDMSLAPQEFASLARSLADRGCEVSVDNAGTGSGRFEFLREVNADILKIDGSLVQGASDDIVSRALINGLVHMADTLGMRTVASQVDSTGKLRAVTQLGVDYAQGFQLSSPEHIDTFEFLACGRQRSPDGGAAAPT, encoded by the coding sequence ATGAACAACACGACCACTTCCCATGAAACTCCAGCTACGTTGCTCGCGCCGCTGGCGCGTGGCCTCATGCGCCGCGCTCCAGAAATTCTCTCCCTGTCGATCCACGACGCGCGTGGCAATGCGCTCTGGTCGAGCGGCGACTTCCTGCTCGCGGAAGACTGCGCGCTGATCGCGGAAGTGGTCGAAGATCCGCATGACGTGCGCGGGCGCTCCGACGGCCTGTGGTGGGAGAGCGCGGATACCGCTCGCGCACGTTGTGCACTTGCGATATTCGAGGGAGCGGAATTCCGCGGCGTGACGCTGGTGGTGTTTTCGGGCCTGACCACGGGCGAGAGCGAACGCGGCGAGCGGGTCACCGAACTTGCGCCGGTGTTGCCGGTGCTCGGCAAGGCGTTGCGGATGCTCAAGTCCGAAGAGCCCGAACCGGCTCCGCCGCCGTCGCGTGTGGCCTCCGACACCACGGTCATCGCGGCGCTGCGCTTCGAGAATATTGCTTCGACGGAAGGGGGCGCACGCGACGAACTGGCCGAGGACCTGGCGACTCTCGAACGCGAAGAGCGGCTGCTCTCGCTCATCGATGTCGCGCTGCGCGACGACGAATTCGCGCTGCACCTGCAGCCGATCGTCTCGCTGCGCGATGAGACTTCACAGCTGATCGTCGAGGTGCTGATCCGCCTTCCCACGGAGGAATTCGGCGTGCTGGCCTCGCATGATTTTCTCGAAACGGCCGAACGCCACGGGCGCATGCCGGCCATCGACCGCTGGGTCATTCGCGCGCTGCTCGTCTGGATGCAGCGCAATCGCGAGCGCTGGGCCGATGTCAACGCGGTGTTCTCGGTGAACCTGTCCGGCCGATCGGTGGTGCGCCCGGATTTCCGCGACTATCTCGAAAATTGCCTCGACAAATCGGGCCTGCCGCTGACCTCGCTGCGCTTCGAGATCGCCGAGCTCGACATGAGCCTGGCGCCGCAGGAGTTCGCGTCGCTGGCACGTTCGCTGGCGGATCGCGGCTGCGAGGTGTCGGTCGACAATGCCGGCACCGGCAGCGGACGCTTCGAATTCCTGCGCGAAGTGAACGCTGACATCCTCAAAATCGACGGCTCGCTGGTGCAGGGCGCATCGGACGACATCGTCTCGCGCGCGCTGATCAACGGCCTGGTGCACATGGCCGACACATTGGGCATGCGCACCGTGGCGAGCCAGGTGGATTCCACCGGCAAGCTGCGCGCGGTCACGCAGCTGGGCGTGGACTATGCGCAGGGGTTTCAGCTGAGCTCACCCGAACACATCGACACGTTCGAGTTCCTTGCCTGCGGCAGGCAGCGCTCGCCCGACGGCGGGGCGGCGGCTCCGACGTAG
- a CDS encoding LysR substrate-binding domain-containing protein, whose amino-acid sequence MDQLLGMRVFARVAEFGSFARAADAMDLSRAMVSAHVAQLEKHLGTRLLHRTTRKVSVSPEGAVYLAHCQRILAEVAAADDEMRLARDRPQGRLRVDVPVAFGKHLLTPALPRFTQRYPQVAIEVRYNDRFVDLAAEGVDVAVRAGTIRTPDLIAKRIATSRLVTCAAPAYIAAAGVPRTPADLKQHRCIGYLRADGARPAWTFKQGNGVMKLRIQSTLAFNTTEPITSSALEGQGILQSSDLLVAGYLAEGRLVEILREFSCEGPALSVVYPRATQHLAKVRVFAEFAAELLRDYQARVRHLPERPAR is encoded by the coding sequence ATGGACCAACTGCTCGGAATGCGGGTTTTCGCCCGGGTCGCGGAATTCGGCTCGTTCGCGCGCGCCGCGGATGCCATGGACCTGTCGCGCGCCATGGTCAGCGCCCACGTGGCGCAGCTCGAGAAACACCTCGGCACACGCCTGCTGCACCGGACCACGCGCAAGGTTTCTGTTTCGCCCGAAGGCGCGGTCTATCTCGCGCATTGCCAGCGCATTCTCGCGGAGGTCGCGGCGGCGGATGACGAGATGCGCCTGGCGCGCGACCGCCCCCAGGGGCGCCTGCGCGTCGATGTCCCGGTCGCCTTCGGCAAACACCTGCTGACCCCCGCCCTGCCGCGCTTCACGCAGCGGTATCCGCAGGTCGCGATCGAAGTGCGTTACAACGATCGCTTCGTGGACCTCGCGGCCGAAGGCGTGGACGTGGCGGTGCGCGCCGGCACCATCCGCACTCCCGATCTGATCGCGAAGCGGATCGCAACTTCCCGGCTCGTGACCTGCGCCGCGCCGGCCTACATCGCCGCCGCAGGTGTGCCGCGTACACCGGCCGATCTCAAGCAACATCGCTGCATCGGTTACCTGCGCGCCGATGGCGCCCGGCCTGCATGGACGTTCAAGCAGGGCAACGGCGTCATGAAGCTGCGTATCCAGAGCACGCTCGCATTCAACACGACGGAGCCCATCACCTCGTCGGCGCTCGAGGGCCAGGGGATCCTGCAGAGCTCCGATCTGCTGGTGGCCGGGTATCTCGCGGAGGGCAGACTGGTGGAGATCCTGCGCGAGTTCTCGTGCGAGGGACCGGCGCTCAGCGTGGTGTATCCGCGTGCCACCCAGCATCTGGCCAAGGTGCGCGTGTTCGCCGAATTCGCCGCCGAACTACTGCGCGACTACCAGGCGCGTGTACGTCATCTGCCGGAGCGCCCGGCGCGCTGA
- a CDS encoding non-ribosomal peptide synthetase codes for MNTSAQTLAELITVNRTVKRTISYLETETSERVVSYGELYERALGILHHLQKLGARPGDKLIIYLANNEQFLDAFWAGMLGGIIPVPVALGISDEHKHKLLRIARKLGTPFIYTDRKTLDRIGAFAGGAGEQATFDSLNTRAFFAEQVDDISKAGQVHAVKPGDTAFIQFSSGSTSEPKGIVLTHDNILKNARGAGEASKWGEHDTNLTWMPLTHDMGLIGMHIMMFAHRMQLNVMPTELFIRRPLLWMTFASRKQVTVTSSPNFGFRHYLKVLGERELGDLDLSTVRLIYNGAEPISVELADEFMTRLAPAKLRREAMYPVYGLAEATLVVSFPQPPGEMYESISVNRHELNVGKQPALLPADHADALSIMAVGQPVPFSKVRIAGDDDRELPENHIGHILISGDNVTKGYFENPEANAKGFTADGWLRTGDLGMMKGGKLFITGRAKEIIFVNGQNYYPHDIESIAQRADGLELGKVVAAGVRPKGASTDDLIIFVLHRMDMKEFMPIAAQVTRLVNEHTGLEVAHVVPVKRVPKTTSGKIQRGLLAADYENGVFAAEMAEIGSLRAQLEAAGGAKATSTEIELRIKDICDAALERNIDVNDNLFEIGASSLKLIEIHEQIDRVYPGLVDLTELFDFPTIAELSRHLEGKLAATV; via the coding sequence TTGAACACGAGCGCACAAACACTGGCCGAATTGATCACCGTGAACCGCACGGTGAAACGCACCATCAGTTATCTCGAAACCGAGACCAGCGAACGGGTGGTGAGTTACGGCGAATTGTACGAGCGCGCGCTCGGCATCCTGCACCACCTGCAGAAACTCGGCGCCCGGCCCGGCGACAAGCTCATCATCTATCTCGCCAACAACGAGCAGTTCCTGGATGCGTTCTGGGCCGGCATGTTGGGCGGCATCATTCCGGTGCCCGTGGCGCTGGGCATCAGCGACGAGCACAAACACAAGCTGCTGCGCATCGCGCGGAAGCTGGGCACGCCCTTCATCTATACCGACCGCAAGACGCTCGATCGCATCGGCGCGTTCGCGGGCGGCGCCGGCGAGCAGGCGACGTTCGATTCGCTCAACACGCGTGCGTTCTTCGCCGAGCAGGTCGACGACATCTCGAAAGCCGGCCAGGTGCACGCCGTCAAACCCGGCGATACCGCGTTCATCCAGTTTTCCTCCGGTTCGACCAGCGAGCCCAAAGGCATCGTGCTCACGCACGACAACATCCTCAAGAACGCGCGCGGCGCGGGTGAGGCATCGAAATGGGGCGAACACGACACGAATCTCACGTGGATGCCGCTGACCCACGACATGGGCCTGATCGGCATGCACATCATGATGTTCGCGCATCGCATGCAGCTGAACGTGATGCCCACCGAACTATTCATCCGCCGGCCGTTGCTGTGGATGACGTTCGCATCGCGCAAGCAGGTCACGGTGACGAGTTCGCCGAACTTCGGTTTCCGGCACTACCTGAAAGTGCTCGGCGAACGCGAGCTCGGAGATCTCGATCTGTCGACCGTGCGGCTCATCTACAACGGCGCGGAACCGATCTCCGTCGAACTCGCGGACGAATTCATGACGCGGCTGGCGCCGGCGAAACTGCGGCGCGAGGCGATGTACCCGGTGTATGGCCTCGCCGAAGCCACGTTGGTAGTCAGCTTCCCGCAGCCGCCGGGCGAGATGTACGAATCCATCTCGGTGAATCGCCATGAGCTCAACGTGGGCAAACAACCTGCCCTGCTGCCGGCCGATCACGCCGATGCATTGTCGATCATGGCCGTGGGCCAGCCGGTGCCCTTCAGCAAGGTGCGCATCGCGGGCGACGACGATCGTGAACTGCCCGAGAACCACATCGGCCACATCCTCATCTCCGGCGACAACGTCACGAAGGGTTACTTCGAAAACCCGGAAGCCAATGCCAAGGGCTTCACGGCCGACGGCTGGCTGCGCACCGGCGATCTCGGAATGATGAAGGGCGGCAAACTCTTCATCACCGGCCGCGCGAAGGAGATCATCTTCGTCAACGGGCAGAACTACTACCCGCACGACATCGAGAGCATCGCGCAGCGGGCCGACGGCCTGGAGCTCGGCAAGGTGGTTGCCGCCGGCGTGCGCCCGAAGGGTGCGAGCACCGACGACCTCATCATCTTCGTGCTGCATCGCATGGACATGAAGGAGTTCATGCCCATCGCCGCGCAGGTCACGCGCCTGGTCAACGAACATACCGGTCTCGAAGTCGCGCACGTGGTGCCGGTCAAACGCGTGCCCAAGACCACCAGCGGAAAAATCCAGCGCGGCCTGCTCGCCGCGGATTACGAGAACGGCGTGTTCGCCGCGGAGATGGCCGAGATCGGTTCGCTTCGTGCACAGCTCGAAGCGGCCGGCGGTGCGAAGGCCACGAGCACGGAAATCGAACTCCGGATCAAGGACATCTGCGATGCCGCGCTGGAACGCAACATCGACGTGAACGACAACCTGTTCGAGATCGGCGCCAGCTCGCTCAAGCTCATCGAGATCCACGAGCAGATCGATCGCGTCTATCCGGGGCTGGTCGACCTCACCGAGCTGTTCGACTTCCCGACCATCGCCGAGCTGTCGCGTCACCTCGAGGGCAAATTGGCCGCGACCGTCTGA
- a CDS encoding cytochrome P450, whose product MSPSPASAPLPPLADMQFDIGADDDAIHRMTGLAARHGDTYRFYSPARRAEMWVINHPDDVKRVLVSNHKNYTKGSGLDRVKILLGHGIMTSEGDLWKRQRYMMQPAFHRRVITEFSKLIDACNERFIAKWEAQAARGEMVNITDDMSELTLEIVLLSIFGTDLERLSKEMGGNPFDIVTKEPARDLKFAYKFRQLAKLVGSLAVRRRAEKTEHFDFLQMLIDARDKETGAPMSERELIDEAMTLIVAGHETTASGLNWTWYLLSQNPEAERLLHAEIDAAAEKSDPSLAEMEALAYTKNVVDEALRLYPPGWLLSRRTIGPDVLSGFAVPAGTDVLLCPYLLHRHPRYWKDPDAFRPERFDAAHESERPRFAYMPFAAGPRHCIGETLALYEMYMHLYKVARRYRLRYVPDRELELEAQINLRTKYPLMMTLERRNTL is encoded by the coding sequence ATGTCACCGAGCCCTGCTTCCGCGCCACTGCCGCCGCTGGCGGACATGCAATTCGACATCGGCGCCGACGATGACGCGATCCACCGCATGACCGGGCTCGCCGCCCGGCACGGCGATACTTACCGGTTTTATTCGCCCGCGCGCCGCGCCGAAATGTGGGTGATCAATCATCCGGACGACGTCAAGCGCGTGCTGGTGTCGAACCACAAGAACTACACCAAGGGTTCGGGGCTGGACCGCGTCAAGATCCTGCTCGGCCACGGCATCATGACCAGCGAAGGCGACCTGTGGAAACGGCAGCGCTACATGATGCAGCCGGCTTTCCATCGCCGTGTCATCACGGAATTCTCGAAGCTCATCGACGCCTGCAACGAGCGCTTCATCGCCAAGTGGGAAGCACAGGCCGCCCGCGGCGAGATGGTGAACATCACCGACGACATGAGCGAGCTCACGCTCGAGATCGTGCTGCTGTCGATTTTCGGCACCGACCTCGAAAGGCTGTCGAAAGAGATGGGCGGCAACCCGTTCGACATCGTCACCAAGGAACCGGCGCGCGATCTCAAATTCGCCTACAAGTTTCGCCAGCTGGCGAAGCTGGTCGGCAGTCTCGCGGTGCGGCGGCGCGCGGAAAAAACCGAACACTTCGATTTCCTGCAGATGCTCATCGATGCGCGCGACAAGGAAACCGGCGCGCCCATGTCCGAGCGCGAGCTCATCGACGAGGCGATGACATTGATCGTGGCCGGTCATGAAACGACCGCCAGCGGTCTCAACTGGACCTGGTACCTGTTGTCGCAGAATCCGGAAGCCGAGAGACTGCTGCACGCCGAAATCGATGCGGCGGCGGAGAAATCCGACCCGAGCCTCGCGGAAATGGAGGCGCTGGCCTACACAAAGAACGTGGTGGACGAGGCGTTGCGGCTGTATCCGCCCGGCTGGCTGCTGTCGCGCCGCACGATCGGGCCCGACGTGTTGTCCGGCTTCGCGGTGCCGGCCGGCACCGACGTGTTGCTCTGCCCCTATCTACTGCACCGTCACCCGCGTTACTGGAAGGACCCCGATGCATTCCGGCCCGAACGCTTCGACGCGGCGCACGAATCCGAACGTCCGCGTTTCGCCTACATGCCGTTCGCGGCCGGGCCAAGGCACTGCATAGGAGAAACCCTCGCCTTGTATGAAATGTACATGCACTTATATAAGGTGGCGCGCCGGTACCGGCTGCGCTACGTACCCGACCGGGAACTCGAGCTCGAAGCGCAGATCAATCTGCGCACCAAATACCCGTTGATGATGACGCTGGAACGCAGGAACACTCTTTGA
- a CDS encoding lysophospholipid acyltransferase family protein, translated as MTPMRRFAWRIVAAVGVGLIRLFWRSCRVVRIVGDEHTAQALAKAPSLIPVYWHQHQLFCSKYLLEQSARGLKLGFLISPSVDGDIGVMIVSRFGGTSIRGSTTHTGARALRDYYDALTKQGVSPSITPDGPKGPRFIFKPGAILLSQMSQRPILPMAYAASRAWLIAWDKFVIPWPFSRIVIAVGPPRQVPRAIQPAALTALQAELADELKRLFGVARDALSERVAA; from the coding sequence ATGACTCCGATGCGTCGCTTCGCCTGGCGGATCGTCGCGGCCGTGGGTGTGGGGTTGATCCGGCTTTTCTGGCGCAGTTGTCGCGTCGTGCGCATCGTGGGTGATGAACACACGGCACAGGCGCTGGCGAAGGCGCCTTCGCTGATCCCGGTGTACTGGCATCAACACCAGTTGTTCTGCTCGAAATATCTGCTCGAACAATCGGCGCGCGGATTGAAGCTCGGCTTCCTCATCAGCCCGTCGGTCGACGGAGATATCGGCGTGATGATCGTCTCGCGTTTCGGCGGCACGTCGATCCGCGGTTCGACCACGCACACCGGCGCACGCGCGCTGCGCGACTACTACGACGCATTGACCAAGCAGGGTGTTTCGCCGTCGATCACGCCAGACGGGCCGAAAGGCCCGCGCTTCATTTTCAAGCCGGGCGCGATCCTGCTGTCGCAGATGTCGCAGCGCCCGATTTTGCCGATGGCCTATGCCGCGAGCCGCGCCTGGCTCATCGCGTGGGACAAGTTCGTCATTCCCTGGCCGTTCTCGCGCATCGTCATTGCCGTGGGGCCGCCGCGCCAGGTGCCGCGCGCGATCCAGCCGGCCGCACTCACCGCACTGCAGGCCGAGCTCGCGGACGAGCTGAAAAGATTGTTCGGCGTCGCGCGTGATGCATTGAGCGAGCGGGTGGCGGCATGA
- a CDS encoding glycosyltransferase family 2 protein yields MSVDFSVVVPVCNEAENVEPLAREIDAALGGRAYEMIFVDDGSTDDTAAILLKLKSVLPALRVLRHSFRSGQSAAVASGVRAARAPWIATLDGDGQNDPADIPKLIAARDAAANRGVQLFMGNRKASRKDTAFRKLQSSVANGVRGALLGDGTPDTGCGIKLFSRDLFLELPRFDHMHRFLPALFQRHGASVISVPVSHRPRTRGTSKYGMLNRLWVGIVDIAGVMWLRRRYKSGLLVRED; encoded by the coding sequence ATGAGCGTGGATTTCTCCGTCGTCGTGCCGGTGTGCAATGAAGCCGAGAACGTCGAGCCGCTGGCGCGCGAGATCGATGCGGCGCTCGGCGGCCGCGCCTACGAAATGATTTTCGTGGACGACGGCAGCACCGACGACACGGCCGCCATCCTGCTCAAACTCAAGAGCGTGCTGCCGGCGCTGCGCGTGCTGCGCCATTCGTTTCGCAGCGGCCAGAGCGCGGCCGTGGCGAGCGGCGTGCGCGCGGCGCGTGCGCCGTGGATCGCCACGCTCGACGGTGACGGGCAGAACGATCCGGCCGATATCCCGAAGCTCATCGCGGCGCGCGATGCGGCGGCCAACCGCGGCGTGCAGCTGTTCATGGGCAACCGCAAGGCCAGCCGCAAGGACACCGCCTTTCGCAAGCTGCAATCGAGCGTCGCCAACGGCGTGCGCGGCGCCTTGTTAGGCGACGGCACGCCCGACACCGGCTGCGGCATCAAGCTCTTTTCGCGCGACCTGTTCCTCGAGCTGCCGCGTTTCGATCACATGCACCGTTTCCTGCCGGCGCTGTTCCAGCGGCACGGCGCGTCGGTGATCTCCGTGCCCGTGAGCCACCGGCCGCGCACGCGCGGCACGTCGAAGTACGGGATGCTCAATCGTCTGTGGGTCGGCATCGTCGACATCGCGGGTGTCATGTGGCTGCGCCGCCGCTACAAGAGCGGCCTGCTGGTGCGGGAAGACTGA
- a CDS encoding lipid-A-disaccharide synthase N-terminal domain-containing protein, with protein MKEVILVAFGITVTPWKLVGFLGALMFAGRWIIQALATRRHGKPTIPRSFWVISLAGSAMVTSYFIWGKNDAVGVLTNLLPASVAFYNLIMDIKSGRAAANA; from the coding sequence ATGAAAGAAGTCATTCTCGTGGCCTTTGGCATCACGGTCACGCCCTGGAAACTCGTGGGCTTTCTCGGCGCGCTGATGTTCGCGGGCCGCTGGATCATCCAGGCGCTGGCGACGCGCCGGCACGGCAAGCCGACGATCCCGCGCAGCTTCTGGGTCATCAGCCTCGCGGGCAGCGCGATGGTCACGTCGTATTTCATCTGGGGTAAGAACGACGCGGTCGGCGTGTTGACCAACCTGCTGCCCGCGTCCGTGGCGTTCTACAACCTGATCATGGACATCAAGTCCGGACGCGCGGCCGCCAATGCCTGA